The following proteins are encoded in a genomic region of Acipenser ruthenus chromosome 4, fAciRut3.2 maternal haplotype, whole genome shotgun sequence:
- the LOC117399483 gene encoding secernin-1-like isoform X2: MGANEHGVCIANAAVVAREPGARTEALLGMDLVRLGLERGSTAKVALDTIVSLLEEHGQGGNYSEDRNAYQAFHSAFLIADRMEGWVLETVGKYWAAERITEGFKGLCEHLSITTNIDAEHPELRSYAQEQGWWSEGQEFNFSEVFSLPNKESSPCAGKEFFGNQEGDLTVQTVIDALRDKETGVCVDSESLLTTASMVSVLPQSTASPCVHFFTATPDPARSIFKPFIFVDDVKLVPQAQSPCFGEVDPVKLQPRFESKVDRRHELYKAHEWALTVIDSEEEPGQKLKETMLDLEKQGLQAMEDMLLSTEPLDPAEVADLFYDCVDTEIKFYKRGVPF; encoded by the exons ACTTGGACTAGAAAGAGGATCAACAGCCAAAGTGGCCTTAGACACCATAGTGTCCCTTCTGGAAGAGCACGGTCAAGGTGGAAACTATTCCGAGGATAGGAACGCCTATCAAGCTTTCCATAGTGCTTTTCTGATTGCAGACAGAATGGAAGGCTGGGTGCTGGAGACTGTTGGGAAATACTGGGCTGCAGAGAGAATCACGG AAGGATTTAAGGGCCTTTGCGAGCACTTGTCTATAACTACAAACATTGATGCAGAGCATCCTGAGCTCAGAAGTTATGCACAGGAACAGGGGTGGTGGAGTGAGGGACAGGAGTTCAATTTCTCTGAAGTTTTCTCATTACCAAACAAGGAAAGTAGCCCCTGTGCTGGCAAGGAATTCTTTGGAAATCAAGAGG GAGACCTGACGGTGCAGACAGTGATTGATGCCCTTCGAGACAAGGagactggtgtgtgtgtggactCGGAGTCTCTCCTCACCACAGCCAGCATGGTGTCAGTCCTGCCTCAGAGCACTGCCTCCCCGTGTGTTCACTTCTTCACTGCCACGCCTGACCCAGCAAG GTCCATATTCAAGCCCTTTATCTTTGTTGACGATGTGAAGCTAGTGCCTCAAGCACAATCCCCCTGCTTTGGGGAGGTGGACCCAGTAAAGCTACAGCCTCGCTTTGAAAGCAAAGTTGACCGCAGACATGAGCTATACAAAGCCCATGAGTGGGCTCTGACAGTAATTGATAGTGAAGAG GAGCCAGGTCAGAAGCTCAAAGAGACCATGCTAGATCTGGAAAAGCAAGGACTGCAGGCCATGGAAGACATGCTGCTCAGCACAGAGCCTCTAGACCCTGCTGAGGTAGCTGACCTCTTCTACGACTGCGTCGACACAGAAATCAAATTCTACAAGCGAGGTGTGCCGTTTTAA